The genomic interval CGTCGGCACGGACACCGGATGTGCTCCGAGGGCGGTGTGCTGCGGCGTGGTCAACAAGGTTCCTGCGAGGGCAAGGAGACACGTTCGGCGCGAAGGAGCTTCCCTCGCCGGCCGGGCACCTCCAAGCCTCCCCCACCATCCTCAGCTGCCCAACAATTTTGGGTGCTCGGCCGccttttcttgttgttttctcccctccttcGGTTCTCCTAAGTCTTGGTCTCCCCGTGAGACCCAGCTCTAAGGCATTCGACTGGCGTGGCTGGTGCCAGATGGCGCCGTGAAGGCAAGAAACCCACCTTCTCAGCGTCGCCGGCTCACAGAGCGCTATTTCACACCCTACTTTCCGCCCCTTAACTCGCTTCCTTCCGATCTTCTGTCTCTCCGAAGGCCAATGGAAGAAGCTGCCAGCAACCCGCCGCCTCTCCCAGCCTCCCGAAGGCGCCGGCCCGCGCGGCACCCGCAGACGCCGCGGGAACCCCCGAACGGGTGAGCACCAGCGACCGTCTCCCAGCGGCCTTTTCCTAATACGTAGGCTGCGACGTCTCTCCTTGTGACGGAGCCCGCAGCCCACAACGGACTTCTGTTTCGCAGCTGCTGCAGACAAGCGCATCCCTCGGCCTACTTCAACGCACGGCGCCAAGAATTGTTTCTTGAGCCGCTGCTAACGACAGATACGAAGGCTTCGGAAAAGGGGCCGCCGAGGCCCACCTTACCTGCTGACATTGCCATGGTGGTGCCGGCGACCATGCCCATGGCCACGCCGTTAGTCCGGGGCGCAGCGACGGGGGCCGGGTAGATCGCCGACGGGATGCTGTTGGGCTGCACCACGGTGGTGTGATGGATAACGTGGGGCTGCGCCGCGTACACGGGCTGGGTGTAATACGCTCCCTGGTTGAGAGGGGAGAAGACACCGGCGGCTTCGTCAGCGGATTGAAAGCAGAAGCCCCAGCCAAAACCGGGCCCCTGAAGGGCCTTTCAACAGCCCACGTGGCCCCCGAACCCACCCCACGCGCCGGGTGGGATGCGCCAAGGAGATCCTGCCATAGTGAGATCCCTGTTGCAGAGGTCCCCACACCCAGCCCTTCCGAAGAGCCCTGCAGCCTTCACTGACTAGGACACCCCCGCTGTGATGGCCACTCATGGAGACACACTTAAGCCCTCGAGGTCTCCAGCTCAACTCCAGAAGCACTGGTAAGATCCACAGTTGCTGGTATTAACCATTGCAGATGGGAAACCATTCAAGTTCTGCAAAAactagctagttttttttttttgctcctggtCCTTCCTGCAGCCAGGAGCACGTCCTAGCGTCTGAAGACATGGAGCAGCACGGACGAGGCAGATCCCACCCGAAGCAGGTCAATAAGAGGCCTCCAGGTGTAGAAACATGGGAGGGATGAGGGCAACAGCAACTGGAAGGAGATCCACATCCCAGATGGGTGAACCAGCTCTTCGGGGACAAATCCCGCTGCCTCGGCTTGCAGGGATGAAATAGAGCCCAGGCTCCAAATGCTTTAGCTGCTAGCTTGCAAACTGAGCAAGAGTCTGAGCCCCAAGGGAGCTGCCCAGACGTGGAAAGCGGAGCTGGTCCGGGACAGACAAAAGGAAGCAGCATCTCCTTGGGTTTCCACAGGGAGACAGAAGGGCTCCGAAACGTAGGTGGCAAACACCCCAGGGATTTCGAAACGGCGGATGGGAATAAAAGAAAGGACCCAACAGAAAAGGCTCCATGGCCGAAATAATGAAATTCCTGAAATGTGAGCGGGGCTACGAGAGAAGTGCCGTCCACGGGACAGGCAGGGACAGTGCCGTAACAAGAGCAAACCAAGAAGGTCGGAAAGATTAGAGGGTTTAAAACAATGAAGGGAGATTTTATCGCAGGTTAGTGAAAGCCATTAGAGGATCTCTATGGATTAAGAGGAGAACGGGTTACAGCTGAATTATTCAGTTACGTCTTTCTTTCAGGAGCTGCAAAGGATGATCAGACAAATTCGACGTGCAGAAAGGGGTTTCCTCAGGCCGGGGAAGGACAGGCTAAAATAAACGAGGCCCACGAAGAAAAGGTGACCGAGAAACCAGCCTTTGCAAACTGCCGCAGTAAACCAGAGCAAATCAGCGCCGGGAGGGCACTGGCAAACGTTCAGCCGGCAGCTTGCTGGGAAGGGCAGCTCCCCAGCTCGCGCCGCCGGGACAAACAGCACGTCGGCCCCAGGCTAGCCCAGAGGTCAGGCTACGGCCACCTGATCCCATATGGTAATTACCGAGGTTTAATGAGTTATTGCCCATCAGCTGAGCCACAGTGACCGAATCCAGGTCCGTCCTTAGCCCACCCCTGCTGCCACGAAGCAACATCCCAGGTGGGGAACGCTGTAAGCACATGGCCAGCAGAAGACCTACCAACAGATCGTTCTCTCAGGCACTCTCTTGCAAGCTTTTAGGCTGTAAAACCTCTATTTGCCCGTCCCCATGAAGCAGAGAGGAACAAACGGTATCTCCAGGTGCTGTTCCCTCTCCTGCCTGTCAGTGGGCTGGGATGATGATATGGGGCTGCTGGCTGATCCCAACttccagctggggctggaagaCGAGTCGGCTTGTGCTCAACTTGCCTTGCTGGGAGGCAGTGGCACATCCCAGCTCAGTTCTGGAGCACAGCACCCTGGGAAACGGGTGCATTTGGTGGGAACGAGCACACAGGTACGTGTCCGGTGGCCCTCAGCCATGGGTTGGGGTCAGGGAGATTGGCCAGCCTTCCCTGGAGTCTTCTGGATTCGGTAAGACCTGCCTGTCTAATGTGAAATGCACGCATAATGCATTaaataaaggagagagaggggcagCGAGGTGATTTTCACAGGACACCTGCCCTAAACTGAATCTCTCGGTCTCTTGGCACAGGCACAcagccggcggcagcagcgggaggTGGCCGGAGGGCAACACAAAGCTAGTGAGATGCCACCAGCCACCAGCACCAGGATGCCGGCATCACTCAGACTCATTTTGCAGCCAAAGCCCATTCCTGCGGGAGCCGCAGCAGGTCAGGAGCCGCATTCGCATGGGGTGAGCGAAGCTGTGGCCGCACACGAGGCAGCCGTGGTGCTCCAGAGCCACCGCTGTGGCACCTACCTGGGTGTACAGGTTCTGCTGGGGATAGGCACTTCTGATGGGGTACATGGCCGTTTGGTACGGATTCGGAGACGGCGAGTAGGGCGGAGGCGCGTTGTTGCTCTGGGTCGGCGGGACCTTGTACGGAGTCCCCGCGGTGTACCCTGGCAAAGACAAAAGCAGCCCGAATTAGGAGCGCCGTTCACACCCGGAGAGGCACCGGTCCACCCGGTGCATGGGCAATtccagtgcggggagaggcaagGATACACCTTTCGGTTGGGTTTTGGCAGGTCAATGTCCCCTAGGGCAGCACGTGGACTCGGAGGTGCTGCCAGAGCCCGCGGCAGGTCCTGGCCAGCCCCTTTCCAACAGCAGCACCGAAACACCAGCTGGGGAAGCAGCCGTTTCTCACCGTCCAGAAGGCTGCTGCAACCTAATCGGGGCTGCGCCGGCACAGCAAATGAGTGACCCGGCCACGCAGGAGTGCAGCATCGTGCCCGTCCCCGGAGGCTAAGCTCGGCCGGGCTCACGGCTTGCATTTGGATGCCCATGACATTTTTGCCACCCCCTTCTGCAGCTGCATGCAGGGGGTTGAGGTGTATCCTCCGCAGCAGCGCTTCACAGCGCTATGCTCCACCAGCCCCGAAGCCGCTATGAGCGAAATGCTGCCTACACGTGTCCAAAGCGCTGGCAAGCGTTGCCACATCTCGGTACGCCAATGGTCCAAAGCGCTTAGGTGCTGAAATCACCAAAGACAGCCAAATCCACGCAACTACCTTACGAGCCTGCATACATCCGCTTTGCAAAAATTAGGAAGTTTTCACCCTTCCTGCTCCCCCTCTTTAGCGCCGCGGCGTCGACGGGAGCAATTAAGATGTCCAAAAGTTGCTGCTCTAAGCGCTGGGCTCTGTTAAAGGATCAAGGGTGCTGAGGGTTTTGCTCCACGAGGGGCGTGAGGGTCTGGCCTCATGGTGTTACCACCAGTGCCCATCACCGTGGGAAAACCGCTGCGGGAAAACGCGCAGCGCCGGCGCTTGTTCTGACTCGGGCGGTTCAGCTGGAGCATCCAAGTCCCAGATTTACACTTGATCCAAGATCTGAAGAGGCCCAGAGCACGTCTTTCAGCATGAAATGTCACTGAGTTGATGGGGAATGGACTAAAACAAGGGATGCCTTCCCAAACAGCCATATTTGTTCCAAACAAATCGCTCAGAGGACAACGTGGCTCCCATGGGCTGAACCGGCAGCCGTTGACTTTGGATCTCGCTGGTTTTGCTACTATTTGCATTTCTGAGCTGTTTGGGGCGTACAAAACTACATTTCACTTCCAGGAAGACCCGGTGTTACCAGCTTATGATACTTTATTGCAAGTCTCACCATATTTGCCATTTTTAAGAGGCCCGTTCCTGGAGCCACGCAGATCCTCTAAGAATCTCCGCTTTTCTTTTGGTGTCCTTCAAAGGTATCTTTCTACCTGTTGGACTTGTGAGTAAAGACAGGAGAATATGAACTGTCTTAAAAGCTCAGAGACTGCAAaggttattttaagaaatatcctgcatttactatttttaaagcttcagtgaTTTTTCAGGTCGCTCTCACGAttaagaggaagggagaagaaggaacTCATTTTTTCATTCCGAAGTGGAGGAGACCATGTTGGTGGGGAACATGCCAAATTGCGAAGGGAGCTGCAGCATCTCCCTGGAGGTCTGACCCCATCAGCTGAAACCCGGCTAGCTCCAGCTCTTCCGAGACCTCCAGGCACCCGCGAGTCCTT from Struthio camelus isolate bStrCam1 chromosome 1, bStrCam1.hap1, whole genome shotgun sequence carries:
- the FAM168A gene encoding protein FAM168A isoform X4; the protein is MNPVYSPVQPGAPYGNPKNMAYTGYPTGYPTAAPAYNPNMYPTSSPGYAPATLLMKQAWPQTSSSCATEGTFHLPVDTGTENRTYQASSAAFRYTAGTPYKVPPTQSNNAPPPYSPSPNPYQTAMYPIRSAYPQQNLYTQGAYYTQPVYAAQPHVIHHTTVVQPNSIPSAIYPAPVAAPRTNGVAMGMVAGTTMAMSAGTLLTTPQHTALGAHPVSVPTYRAQGTPTYSYVPPHW